The Lycium barbarum isolate Lr01 chromosome 9, ASM1917538v2, whole genome shotgun sequence genome has a segment encoding these proteins:
- the LOC132608913 gene encoding beta-glucosidase 11-like isoform X8, producing the protein MVAENEEYFFPLLFCRLGKLRTFGGCYLHFVHKEMASCCKLYYSNINLKIGKHMHVGKQRLKSRRHRRRMTTSAKQLLCIFTAMMLVFLVVVSGAEDVRRTDFPDTFIFGAGSSAYQVEGAAFEDGRMPSIWDTFAHSGIYGGANADVSCDAYHKYKDDVKLMADTGLEGYRFSISWSRLIPNGRGPINPKGLQYYNNLIDELIGHGIQPHVTLCHSDLPQALEDEYGGWMSRKIIDDFTAYADVCFKEFGDRVLYWTTLNEVNVFTIGGYDIGLSPPNHCSPPSGVRPCSMGNSSTEPYIVAHNILLAHSAAVRLYRRKYKVSPLNITSNNVRELTCVLKPQMFANSVYVTMQSTQHGFVGLNLFAYRPLPYTNKTADIIAVQRVYDFYIGWFANPLMFGDYPDIMKRNVGSRLPKFTGEESMQVKDAVDFIALNHYQTVHVKDSPSSLETKIMDFDNDGAFQVIYTDDDSPPGQTEYPVTHPGLGGVLEYLKQAYGNPPIYIHENGSLSNF; encoded by the exons ATGGTAGCGGAAAATGAGGAATATTTTTTTCCTCTGCTTTTTTGTCGTTTAGGAAAGTTGAGAACTTTTGGTGGCTGCTACTTACATTTTGTCCATAAAGAAATGGCCAGTTGTTGTAAATTATATTATAGTAATATAAATttgaaaattgggaaacataTGCATGTGGGGAAGCAACGACTCAAATCACGCAGGCACAGAAGAAGGATGACAACATCGGCGAAGCAACTCCTATGTATATTCACAGCAATGATGCTTGTTTTCCTGGTAGTAGTTTCTGGCGCCGAGGATGTCCGGAGAACAGACTTCCCTGATACTTTCATTTTTGGTGCTGGTTCTTCTGCTTATCAA GTTGAAGGAGCAGCATTTGAAGACGGAAGGATGCCTAGCATTTGGGACACCTTTGCTCATTCTG GTATTTATGGAGGAGCCAATGCAGATGTATCTTGTGACGCATACCACAAATACAAG GATGATGTAAAACTCATGGCTGATACCGGTTTGGAAGGGTATAGATTTTCCATTTCGTGGTCGAGACTTATTCCCA ATGGAAGAGGTCCTATTAATCCTAAAGGATTACAGTATTACAACAATCTCATCGATGAGCTCATCGGTCATG GAATTCAGCCGCATGTTACTTTATGTCACAGTGATCTACCACAAGCACTTGAAGATGAATATGGAGGATGGATGAGTCGAAAGATAAT CGATGACTTCACTGCCTATGCGGATGTGTGCTTCAAGGAATTTGGTGACAGGGTTTTGTATTGGACTACCTTAAATGAAGTCAATGTGTTCACTATAGGCGGTTATGATATTGGGCTCTCACCCCCAAATCATTGTTCTCCACCTTCTGGAGTTAGACCCTGTTCCATGGGTAACTCTTCAACCGAGCCATACATAGTAGCTCATAATATACTACTTGCCCATTCAGCTGCTGTGAGACTTTACAGGAGAAAGTACAAGGTATCGCCTTTAAACATCACATCAAATAATGTACGAGAACTTACTTGTGTACTAAAGCCCCAAATGTTTGCTAACAGTGTGTATGTTACAATGCAGTCAACTCAACATGGTTTTGTGGGATTAAATCTCTTTGCATATCGGCCTCTTCCTTATACAAATAAAACGGCTGATATAATTGCAGTACAACGAGTTTACGATTTCTACATAGGCTG GTTTGCCAATCCCTTAATGTTCGGAGACTATCCTGACATAATGAAGAGGAATGTTGGCTCTAGATTGCCCAAATTCACAGGAGAAGAGTCTATGCAAGTTAAAGACGCTGTAGACTTCATAGCTCTGAACCATTATCAAACAGTACATGTCAAAGATAGCCCCAGCAGCCTGGAAACTAAAATCATGGACTTCGACAATGATGGAGCATTTCAAGTTATAT ATACGGATGATGATTCTCCACCAGGTCAG ACTGAGTATCCAGTGACACACCCGGGGCTAGGAGGAGTATTAGAATATCTCAAGCAAGCTTATGGCAATCCACCTATATATATT